A region of Streptomyces cinnamoneus DNA encodes the following proteins:
- a CDS encoding Rv2175c family DNA-binding protein — translation MTEIDAKIDALVPAWLNLPDIAEKLGVEVTRVRQLVKEGQLIAVRRGENRVLMVPADFIGEDKVVKGLAGTLTLLRDDGFSDEEMLEWLFTEDPTLPGTPAQALRENRGTEVKRRAQALAV, via the coding sequence GTGACCGAGATTGACGCAAAGATCGATGCTCTCGTCCCCGCCTGGCTCAACCTCCCCGACATCGCCGAAAAGCTCGGCGTCGAGGTGACGCGTGTCCGGCAGCTGGTCAAGGAGGGCCAGCTGATCGCCGTGCGACGTGGCGAGAACCGAGTGCTCATGGTGCCCGCCGACTTCATCGGCGAGGACAAGGTGGTCAAGGGCCTGGCCGGGACCTTGACGCTGCTGCGGGACGACGGCTTCAGCGACGAAGAGATGCTGGAGTGGCTGTTCACCGAGGACCCGACCCTGCCCGGCACGCCCGCGCAGGCCCTGCGGGAGAATCGCGGCACGGAGGTGAAGCGCCGCGCCCAGGCGCTCGCCGTCTGA
- the pknB gene encoding Stk1 family PASTA domain-containing Ser/Thr kinase: MDTTLPDPLVDHLLDSRYRVEARIAVGGMATVYRAVDTRLDRVLALKVMHPSLAADRAFVDRFIREAKSVARLDHPNVVGVYDQGTDGPYVYLAMEYVAGCTLRDVLRERGALRPRAALDVLEPMLAALGAAHLAGLVHRDVKPENVLIGDDGRVKVADFGLVRAVDTNTSTSTGAVLGTVSYLAPEQIEHGTADTRADVYACGVVLYEMLTGAKPHSGGTPAQVLYQHLHEDVPAPSAAVPSLAPELDALVAAATARDPRLRPADAAALLGRVRAERAELSDEQLDAAAPGAEAGAGAVPAASVASVGSEDRTSVIPRPVTAGPLPPAEDELNRTTRFEAPPVPPASPPGPPPARPAHPARPWQRLPRRWLIAAVAAVVLLLGGTGVWYINSGQFTAVPAVLDMTQDKASQELDRAGLGVKTRQAFSDTVERGRVISTDPEPGKRIRNTGTVTITVSRGPQKAEVPNLAGVQLDDAKRKLQELGLTVGDVTEQFSGETPKGAVLSTDPAPGVERRPGSAVALVVSKGKPRNVPDVTGMSVAAATAALRDAGLETKVADDPVFSTQEKGAVARQSPDRGTQVAEGDTVTVAVSKGKEMATVPDVTGKSEAEAKRILGAAGFQVKVDRPFLFPKDSVDGQSVRAGDQAAKGDTIVIRMKSGF; the protein is encoded by the coding sequence GTGGACACGACCCTGCCGGACCCCCTAGTCGATCACCTGCTCGACAGCCGCTACCGCGTCGAGGCGCGGATCGCCGTGGGCGGCATGGCCACGGTCTACCGCGCCGTGGACACCCGGCTCGACCGGGTGCTCGCCCTCAAGGTGATGCATCCCTCGCTCGCCGCGGACCGGGCCTTCGTGGACCGGTTCATCCGCGAGGCCAAGTCCGTGGCCCGGCTCGACCACCCCAACGTGGTGGGCGTGTACGACCAGGGCACCGACGGCCCGTACGTCTACCTCGCCATGGAGTACGTGGCGGGGTGCACCCTGCGCGACGTCCTGCGCGAGCGCGGGGCCCTGCGCCCGCGCGCCGCCCTGGACGTCCTGGAACCCATGCTGGCGGCGCTGGGCGCCGCGCACCTGGCGGGGCTGGTCCACCGCGACGTCAAGCCGGAGAACGTGCTCATCGGGGACGACGGCCGGGTCAAGGTCGCCGACTTCGGACTGGTGCGGGCCGTGGACACCAACACCTCGACCAGCACCGGCGCGGTGCTGGGCACGGTGTCCTACCTCGCCCCCGAGCAGATCGAGCACGGCACGGCCGACACCCGCGCGGACGTCTACGCCTGCGGGGTCGTCCTCTACGAGATGCTCACCGGCGCCAAGCCGCACTCCGGCGGCACCCCCGCCCAGGTGCTCTACCAGCACCTCCACGAGGACGTGCCGGCGCCGTCGGCCGCCGTCCCGTCCCTGGCACCCGAGCTCGACGCGCTGGTGGCCGCCGCCACCGCCCGCGACCCGCGGCTGCGCCCGGCCGACGCAGCCGCCCTGCTGGGCCGGGTCCGCGCGGAGCGCGCGGAGCTGTCCGACGAGCAGCTGGACGCGGCGGCGCCGGGCGCGGAGGCCGGCGCGGGCGCCGTCCCCGCGGCGTCCGTCGCGTCCGTGGGCTCCGAGGACCGTACGAGCGTGATCCCCCGTCCGGTCACGGCGGGCCCGTTGCCGCCGGCCGAGGACGAGCTGAACCGCACCACCCGCTTCGAGGCGCCGCCGGTGCCCCCGGCCTCCCCGCCCGGCCCTCCGCCGGCGCGCCCGGCGCACCCGGCGCGGCCCTGGCAGCGGCTGCCCCGGCGCTGGCTGATCGCGGCGGTCGCCGCCGTGGTGCTCCTCCTGGGCGGCACGGGCGTGTGGTACATCAACTCCGGTCAGTTCACCGCCGTCCCCGCGGTGCTGGACATGACCCAGGACAAGGCGTCCCAGGAGCTGGACCGGGCCGGGCTCGGGGTGAAGACCAGGCAGGCGTTCAGCGACACCGTCGAGCGCGGCCGCGTCATCTCCACCGACCCCGAGCCGGGCAAGCGCATCCGCAACACCGGCACGGTGACGATCACCGTCTCGCGCGGGCCGCAGAAGGCCGAGGTGCCCAACCTGGCCGGCGTGCAGCTCGACGACGCCAAGCGGAAGCTCCAGGAGCTGGGGCTGACGGTCGGCGACGTCACCGAGCAGTTCAGCGGCGAGACCCCCAAGGGCGCGGTGCTCTCCACCGACCCGGCGCCCGGCGTGGAGCGCCGGCCGGGCTCGGCCGTGGCGCTGGTCGTCAGCAAGGGCAAGCCGCGGAACGTGCCCGACGTGACCGGCATGTCGGTGGCCGCCGCGACCGCCGCGCTGCGGGACGCCGGGCTGGAGACCAAGGTCGCGGACGACCCGGTCTTCTCCACCCAGGAGAAGGGGGCGGTCGCCCGGCAGTCCCCGGACCGGGGCACCCAGGTGGCCGAGGGCGACACCGTCACCGTCGCCGTCTCCAAGGGCAAGGAGATGGCCACCGTCCCGGACGTCACCGGAAAGAGCGAGGCCGAGGCCAAGCGGATCCTGGGCGCCGCGGGCTTCCAGGTCAAGGTGGACCGGCCGTTCCTCTTCCCGAAGGACTCGGTCGACGGCCAGTCGGTGCGCGCCGGGGACCAGGCGGCCAAGGGCGACACCATCGTCATCCGGATGAAGAGCGGATTCTGA
- a CDS encoding sulfite oxidase-like oxidoreductase translates to MGPSQNTESRKGELPRLPPGGAPTLPPGQRLQRGWPVTHYGPVPRFKPDRWEFRVFGATADGDKRCWTHDEFSALPYTTVVADLHCVTKYSMLGAEWGGVSARTILELAPPAPEVTHVMVWAEYGFSSNLRLADFTAEKTIFATHKDGEPLTAEHGFPVRLVVPHLYAWKGPKWVRGVEYMTADRRGFWEERGYHNIGDPWREQRYSYQEQPGEGPEL, encoded by the coding sequence ATGGGGCCCTCGCAGAACACCGAAAGCCGCAAAGGGGAACTCCCCCGGCTGCCGCCGGGCGGCGCCCCCACGCTCCCCCCGGGGCAGCGGCTCCAGCGCGGATGGCCGGTGACGCACTACGGCCCGGTCCCGAGGTTCAAGCCGGACCGGTGGGAGTTCCGTGTCTTCGGCGCGACCGCCGACGGTGACAAGCGCTGCTGGACGCACGACGAGTTCTCCGCCCTGCCGTACACGACCGTGGTGGCGGATCTGCACTGCGTCACGAAGTACAGCATGCTCGGCGCCGAGTGGGGTGGGGTTTCGGCCCGCACGATCCTCGAACTGGCCCCGCCCGCGCCCGAGGTCACGCACGTGATGGTGTGGGCCGAGTACGGCTTCAGCTCCAACCTCCGGCTCGCCGACTTCACCGCCGAGAAGACCATTTTCGCCACGCACAAGGACGGTGAGCCGCTCACCGCCGAGCACGGGTTCCCCGTACGCCTGGTCGTCCCGCACCTGTACGCCTGGAAGGGCCCCAAATGGGTGCGCGGTGTGGAGTACATGACCGCGGACCGGCGGGGGTTCTGGGAGGAGCGCGGCTACCACAACATCGGCGACCCCTGGCGCGAGCAGCGCTACTCCTACCAGGAACAGCCCGGCGAGGGCCCCGAGCTCTAG
- a CDS encoding thiazole synthase: MADDLLTIAETPFTSRLIMGTGGAPSLDVLERALLASGTELTTVAMRRLDATVRGSVLSVLEKHGIRVLPNTAGCFTAGEAVLTARLAREALGTDWVKLEVIADERTLLPDPIELLDAAEILVDDGFTVLPYTNDDPVLARKLEDVGCAAIMPLGAPIGSGLGIRNPHNFQLITERAGVPVILDAGAGTASDAALAMELGCAAVMLASAVTRAQEPVLMAEAMRHAVEAGRLAHRAGRIPRRHFAEASSPVEGRAALDPERPAFARP, translated from the coding sequence ATGGCAGACGACCTGCTCACCATCGCGGAGACCCCCTTCACCTCCCGCCTGATCATGGGTACGGGCGGCGCCCCCAGCCTGGACGTGCTGGAGCGCGCCCTGCTGGCCTCCGGCACCGAGCTGACGACCGTCGCGATGCGGCGGCTGGACGCGACCGTGCGGGGCTCGGTGCTGTCCGTGCTGGAGAAGCACGGCATCCGGGTGCTGCCCAACACGGCCGGCTGCTTCACGGCGGGCGAGGCGGTCCTGACCGCCCGGCTGGCGCGCGAGGCGCTCGGCACGGACTGGGTCAAGCTGGAGGTGATCGCCGACGAGCGCACCCTGCTGCCCGATCCGATCGAGCTGCTGGACGCGGCCGAGATCCTGGTGGACGACGGCTTCACGGTCCTGCCGTACACCAACGACGACCCCGTCCTGGCGCGCAAGCTGGAGGACGTGGGCTGCGCGGCGATCATGCCGCTGGGCGCACCCATCGGCTCCGGGCTCGGCATCCGCAACCCGCACAACTTCCAGCTGATCACCGAGCGCGCCGGCGTCCCGGTGATCCTGGACGCGGGCGCGGGCACGGCCTCGGACGCGGCGCTCGCCATGGAGCTGGGCTGCGCGGCGGTGATGCTGGCCTCGGCGGTGACCCGGGCGCAGGAGCCGGTGCTGATGGCGGAGGCGATGCGGCACGCGGTGGAGGCCGGGCGGCTGGCCCACCGGGCCGGCCGTATCCCGCGCCGCCACTTCGCCGAGGCGTCCTCGCCCGTCGAGGGACGGGCGGCCCTGGACCCGGAGCGGCCGGCCTTCGCCCGTCCGTAG
- a CDS encoding deoxyribonuclease IV codes for MNDTPPGPGRNPVGGHIPVAGGLAKVGLPYARAMGAEAVQVFVANPRGWATPPGSPRQDEEFRAGCAAGAIPAYVHAPYLINFGSHTGATVEKSVESLRHSLRRGREIGARGVVVHTGSATGGRARAAALAQVHERLLPLLEELTHDDDPRLLLEPTAGQGASLCSLVADLGPYFDALEHHPRLGVCLDTCHLFAAGHDLAGPGGVKQTLDELVSVVGTGRLGLIHANDSKDVVGAHKDRHENIGSGHIGLEPFAELFRHPETAGVPLTIETPGGAEGHAADVARLKALRDG; via the coding sequence ATGAACGACACACCGCCCGGCCCCGGGCGCAATCCCGTCGGCGGCCACATCCCCGTCGCCGGCGGCCTCGCCAAGGTGGGCCTGCCCTATGCCCGCGCGATGGGCGCCGAGGCCGTGCAGGTCTTCGTCGCCAACCCGCGCGGCTGGGCGACCCCGCCCGGCAGCCCCCGGCAGGACGAGGAGTTCCGCGCCGGGTGCGCGGCCGGGGCGATTCCCGCGTACGTGCACGCCCCGTACCTGATCAACTTCGGCTCGCACACCGGGGCCACCGTCGAGAAGTCCGTCGAGTCCCTGCGGCACTCGCTGCGCCGGGGCCGGGAGATCGGCGCCCGCGGCGTCGTCGTCCACACCGGTTCGGCGACCGGTGGCCGCGCGCGGGCGGCGGCGCTGGCCCAGGTCCACGAGCGGCTGCTGCCGCTGCTGGAGGAGCTCACGCACGACGACGACCCCCGGCTGCTGCTGGAGCCGACGGCCGGTCAGGGTGCCTCACTGTGCTCGCTGGTCGCGGACCTCGGCCCGTACTTCGACGCGCTGGAGCACCATCCGCGGCTGGGGGTCTGCCTGGACACCTGCCACCTCTTCGCGGCCGGGCACGACCTCGCCGGGCCCGGCGGGGTCAAGCAGACGCTCGACGAGCTGGTGTCGGTGGTGGGCACGGGCCGGCTGGGGCTCATTCACGCCAATGATTCCAAGGACGTCGTCGGCGCCCACAAGGACCGGCACGAGAACATCGGTTCCGGCCACATCGGGCTGGAGCCCTTCGCGGAGCTCTTCCGGCACCCGGAGACGGCGGGGGTCCCCCTGACGATCGAGACGCCGGGCGGTGCGGAGGGACACGCCGCGGACGTCGCGCGGCTGAAGGCGCTGCGGGACGGCTGA
- a CDS encoding NAD(P)/FAD-dependent oxidoreductase encodes MSEQTNTSGDRRVVIVGAGMAGVQTAVALREQGWRGTISLLGEEPHPPYDRPPLSKAVLLGKAEGSAFEVDFASLAIDLELGVEATGLRAGEHVLETSRGPVPYDVLVVATGAQPVALPGSEGVPGVHVLRTMDDAERLRPLLAGQRDVVAVGAGWIGAEFATAAREAGCRVTVVEAADRPLAGALPAEVSGHMADWYASSGARLLTGAAVAAVEPGAVVLEDGTRLHTDAVVVGIGARPATRWLDGSGVVLAEDGSVVTDNRLRSSLPDVYAVGDCASFPSARYGERLLVHHWDNALQGPRTVAANIVHGPAEGEVYDPVPYFWSEQFGRFVQYAGHHSAADELLWRGDPDSAAWTVCWLRAGVLVALLAVGRPRDLAQGRKLIEKGALLDRAKAADASVPLKSAVL; translated from the coding sequence GTGAGCGAGCAGACGAATACCTCCGGTGACCGGCGCGTCGTCATCGTCGGCGCGGGCATGGCGGGGGTGCAGACCGCCGTCGCCCTGCGCGAGCAGGGCTGGCGCGGCACGATCTCCCTGCTGGGCGAGGAACCCCATCCGCCGTACGACCGGCCACCGCTCTCCAAGGCCGTCCTGCTCGGCAAGGCGGAGGGCTCCGCCTTCGAGGTGGACTTCGCCTCGCTCGCCATCGACCTGGAGCTGGGCGTCGAGGCCACGGGGCTGCGGGCCGGCGAGCACGTGCTGGAGACCTCGCGCGGCCCCGTCCCCTACGACGTCCTGGTCGTCGCCACCGGCGCGCAGCCGGTGGCGCTGCCGGGCAGTGAGGGCGTGCCGGGCGTGCACGTGCTGCGCACCATGGACGACGCGGAGCGGCTGCGCCCGCTGCTGGCCGGGCAGCGCGACGTCGTCGCGGTCGGGGCCGGCTGGATCGGCGCCGAGTTCGCGACCGCGGCGCGCGAGGCGGGCTGCCGGGTGACCGTGGTGGAGGCCGCCGACCGGCCGCTGGCCGGCGCCCTGCCCGCCGAGGTCTCCGGCCACATGGCCGACTGGTACGCGAGCAGCGGCGCCCGGCTGCTGACGGGCGCCGCCGTGGCCGCCGTCGAACCCGGCGCGGTCGTGCTGGAGGACGGGACGCGGCTGCACACGGACGCGGTGGTCGTGGGCATCGGCGCGCGCCCCGCGACGCGCTGGCTGGACGGCTCGGGCGTCGTGCTGGCCGAGGACGGCTCCGTGGTGACCGACAACCGGCTGCGCTCCTCCCTCCCGGACGTCTACGCGGTCGGCGACTGCGCCTCCTTCCCCTCCGCCCGCTACGGGGAGCGGCTGCTGGTGCACCACTGGGACAACGCCCTCCAGGGCCCCCGGACCGTCGCGGCCAACATCGTGCACGGCCCCGCCGAGGGCGAGGTCTACGACCCGGTGCCGTACTTCTGGTCGGAGCAGTTCGGCCGCTTCGTGCAGTACGCGGGCCACCACTCCGCAGCCGACGAGCTCCTGTGGCGCGGCGACCCGGACAGCGCCGCCTGGACCGTGTGCTGGCTGCGCGCGGGCGTGCTGGTGGCGCTGCTGGCCGTGGGGCGCCCGCGCGACCTGGCCCAGGGGCGCAAGCTCATCGAGAAGGGCGCGCTCCTCGACCGCGCCAAGGCGGCGGACGCCTCCGTGCCCCTGAAGTCCGCCGTCCTGTGA
- the thiO gene encoding glycine oxidase ThiO has protein sequence MHAHRTPAHPTHAHHTYDVLVIGGGVIGLVTAWRAAQRGLRTAVADPAPGGGAAQVAAGMLAAVTELHYGEQDLLALNLASARRYPQFTAELEEATGRDTGYRACGTLAVALDADDRAHLRELHDLQQRSGLDSQWLTGRECRRLEPMLAPGVRGGLHALGDHQTDPRRLAGALLTACERAGVALHRSAAVRALLSGDRAAGAELADGTRVAAGQTVLAAGSHSGRLEGLPPDVLPPVRPVKGQILRLRVPEAYRPFLSRTVRAVVRGGHVYLVPRENGELVVGATTEELGWDTTVTAGGVYELLRDAHELVPGITELPLVETRAGLRPCSPDNAPLLGPTRLPGLLAATGHHRNGVLLAPLTGDVMAEVLTTGRLPDEALPFSPQRFTPVLQEQSA, from the coding sequence ATGCACGCGCATCGAACCCCGGCACACCCAACCCATGCGCACCACACGTACGACGTCCTCGTCATCGGCGGCGGGGTCATCGGCCTCGTCACGGCCTGGCGCGCCGCCCAGCGGGGGCTGCGCACGGCCGTCGCCGACCCCGCGCCCGGCGGCGGCGCGGCGCAGGTGGCGGCCGGGATGCTGGCCGCGGTCACCGAGCTGCACTACGGCGAGCAGGACCTGCTGGCCCTGAACCTGGCCTCGGCGCGCCGCTACCCGCAGTTCACGGCCGAGCTGGAGGAGGCGACCGGCCGGGACACCGGCTACCGCGCCTGCGGCACGCTGGCCGTCGCCCTGGACGCCGACGACCGGGCCCATCTGAGGGAGCTCCACGACCTCCAGCAGCGCTCGGGCCTGGACTCGCAGTGGCTGACCGGGCGCGAGTGCCGCCGCCTGGAGCCGATGCTCGCGCCGGGCGTGCGCGGCGGGCTCCACGCGCTCGGCGACCACCAGACCGACCCCCGCCGGCTGGCCGGGGCGCTGCTGACGGCCTGTGAGCGGGCCGGAGTGGCCCTCCACCGGTCGGCGGCGGTACGGGCGCTGCTGTCCGGCGACCGGGCGGCCGGCGCCGAACTCGCCGACGGCACGCGCGTCGCCGCCGGGCAGACCGTGCTGGCCGCGGGCAGCCACAGCGGCCGGCTGGAGGGCCTGCCGCCGGACGTCCTGCCGCCGGTCCGCCCGGTCAAGGGCCAGATCCTGCGGCTGCGCGTGCCGGAGGCGTACCGGCCCTTCCTCTCGCGGACCGTGCGGGCGGTGGTGCGCGGCGGCCACGTCTACCTGGTGCCGCGCGAGAACGGCGAGCTGGTCGTCGGGGCGACGACGGAGGAGCTGGGCTGGGACACCACCGTCACCGCGGGCGGCGTCTACGAGCTGCTGCGCGACGCCCACGAGCTGGTGCCCGGGATCACCGAGCTGCCGCTGGTGGAGACCCGGGCCGGGCTGCGCCCCTGCTCGCCCGACAACGCCCCCCTGCTCGGCCCCACCCGGCTGCCCGGCCTGCTGGCGGCCACCGGGCACCACCGCAACGGCGTCCTGCTCGCCCCGCTCACGGGTGACGTGATGGCCGAGGTGCTCACCACCGGGCGGCTGCCCGACGAGGCCCTGCCCTTCTCCCCCCAGCGCTTCACCCCCGTCCTCCAGGAGCAGTCCGCATGA
- a CDS encoding class II 3-deoxy-7-phosphoheptulonate synthase produces the protein MTVNAEIHAGGNTWRSLPAAQQPEWPDQEALRDVIAELESYPPLVFAGECDQLRQRLGAVARGEAFLLQGGDCAEAFDAVGADQIRNKLKTLLQMGAVLTYAGSVPVVKVGRIAGQYSKPRSKPTETRDGVTLPTYRGDSVNGFAFTPEARTPDPQRLKRMYQASASTLNLVRAFTTGGYADLRQVHAWNQDFVKSSPSGQRYEQLAREIDRAMNFMNACGVDPEEFKTVEFYASHEALVLDYESALTRVDSRTGQLYDVSGHMVWIGERTRQLDGAHIEFASKIRNPIGVKLGPTTTADEALTLIERLDPDREPGRLTFITRMGAGKIREKLPALVEKVTASGAQVVWVCDPMHGNTFEAASGHKTRRFDDVLDEVKGFFEVHKGLGTHPGGIHVELTGDDVTECVGGGDEIFVDDLHQRYETACDPRLNRSQSLDLAFLVAEMYRDQ, from the coding sequence GTGACCGTGAACGCTGAAATCCACGCCGGTGGCAACACCTGGCGCTCCCTGCCCGCGGCGCAGCAGCCTGAATGGCCGGACCAAGAGGCTCTGCGCGATGTGATCGCCGAGCTCGAGTCCTATCCGCCCCTCGTCTTCGCCGGCGAGTGCGACCAGCTGCGTCAGCGCCTGGGAGCCGTCGCGCGCGGCGAGGCGTTCCTGCTCCAGGGCGGTGACTGCGCGGAGGCGTTCGACGCCGTCGGCGCGGACCAGATCCGCAACAAGCTCAAGACCCTGCTCCAGATGGGCGCCGTGCTGACGTACGCCGGCTCCGTGCCCGTCGTGAAGGTCGGCCGCATCGCCGGCCAGTACAGCAAGCCGCGTTCCAAGCCGACCGAAACCCGCGACGGCGTGACCCTGCCGACCTACCGCGGCGACTCGGTCAACGGCTTCGCCTTCACGCCCGAGGCCCGTACGCCGGACCCGCAGCGGCTGAAGCGGATGTACCAGGCGTCGGCCTCCACGCTGAACCTGGTGCGCGCCTTCACCACCGGCGGTTACGCCGACCTGCGCCAGGTGCACGCCTGGAACCAGGACTTCGTGAAGTCCTCGCCGTCCGGTCAGCGCTACGAGCAGCTGGCCCGCGAGATCGACCGGGCGATGAACTTCATGAACGCCTGCGGGGTGGACCCGGAGGAGTTCAAGACGGTCGAGTTCTACGCCTCTCACGAGGCCCTGGTCCTCGACTACGAGTCCGCCCTGACCCGGGTCGACTCGCGCACCGGGCAGCTGTACGACGTCTCGGGCCACATGGTGTGGATCGGTGAGCGCACCCGGCAGCTGGACGGGGCGCACATCGAGTTCGCCTCCAAGATCCGCAACCCGATCGGGGTGAAGCTCGGGCCGACGACCACGGCCGACGAGGCGCTCACCCTCATCGAGCGGCTGGACCCGGACCGCGAGCCCGGCCGGCTCACCTTCATCACCCGGATGGGCGCGGGCAAGATCCGCGAGAAGCTGCCCGCCCTGGTGGAGAAGGTCACGGCGTCCGGCGCCCAGGTCGTGTGGGTCTGCGACCCCATGCACGGCAACACCTTCGAGGCGGCCTCGGGCCACAAGACCCGCCGCTTCGACGACGTGCTGGACGAGGTCAAGGGCTTCTTCGAGGTCCACAAGGGCCTCGGCACCCACCCGGGCGGCATCCACGTGGAGCTGACCGGCGATGACGTCACCGAGTGCGTGGGCGGCGGCGACGAGATCTTCGTCGACGACCTCCACCAGCGCTACGAGACGGCGTGCGACCCCCGCCTCAACCGCAGCCAGTCCCTGGACCTGGCGTTCCTGGTCGCCGAGATGTACCGCGACCAGTAG
- a CDS encoding (2Fe-2S)-binding protein has protein sequence MYVCSCFGITEQQVREHADKGACTPRKIASACKAGTDCGSCVRRIQALLGRGACPRRELADQGEGDVLAAEVTLMAPSASAPDAARAA, from the coding sequence GTGTATGTCTGCTCGTGCTTCGGCATCACGGAGCAGCAGGTGCGCGAGCACGCGGACAAGGGGGCGTGCACGCCCCGCAAGATCGCGTCCGCCTGCAAGGCCGGCACCGACTGCGGCAGCTGCGTCCGGCGCATCCAGGCGCTGCTCGGCCGCGGTGCCTGCCCGCGCCGCGAGCTGGCCGACCAGGGCGAGGGCGACGTGCTGGCCGCCGAGGTGACCCTGATGGCCCCCTCCGCGTCCGCGCCGGACGCCGCCCGGGCGGCCTAG
- the thiS gene encoding sulfur carrier protein ThiS: MTAGEVITHTISVNGERRTVPAGTTLDGLVATLTTERGGVAAAVNEAVVPRGQWPATPLGEGDRVEVLTAVQGG; the protein is encoded by the coding sequence ATGACCGCCGGCGAAGTGATCACCCACACCATCAGCGTCAACGGGGAGCGCCGCACGGTGCCCGCGGGCACCACGCTCGACGGGCTCGTCGCGACGCTCACCACCGAGCGCGGCGGCGTGGCCGCCGCCGTCAACGAGGCCGTCGTCCCGCGCGGCCAGTGGCCGGCCACCCCGCTCGGCGAGGGCGACCGGGTCGAGGTCCTCACCGCGGTCCAGGGAGGCTGA
- the bfr gene encoding bacterioferritin — protein sequence MQGDPEVIEFLNEQLTAELTAINQYFLHAKLQEHKGWTKIAQHTRAESFDEMRHAEVLTDRIIFLEGLPNYQRLFHVRIGQSVSEMFQADRQVEVEAIDRLRRGVEVMRAKGDITSANIFESILADEEDHIDYLDTQLELIEKLGEPLYLAQFIEQDGGGAD from the coding sequence ATGCAGGGCGACCCCGAGGTCATCGAGTTCCTGAACGAACAGCTGACGGCCGAGCTGACCGCCATCAACCAGTACTTCCTGCACGCGAAGCTGCAGGAGCACAAGGGCTGGACCAAGATCGCGCAGCACACCCGCGCCGAGTCCTTCGACGAGATGAGGCACGCGGAGGTCCTCACCGACCGGATCATCTTCCTGGAGGGACTGCCCAACTACCAGCGGCTCTTCCACGTCCGGATCGGCCAGTCGGTCAGCGAGATGTTCCAGGCCGACCGGCAGGTGGAGGTCGAGGCCATCGACCGCCTGCGGCGGGGCGTGGAGGTCATGCGGGCCAAGGGCGACATCACCTCGGCCAACATCTTCGAGTCGATCCTCGCGGACGAGGAGGACCACATCGACTACCTCGACACCCAGCTGGAGCTGATCGAGAAGCTCGGCGAACCGCTGTACCTCGCGCAGTTCATCGAGCAGGACGGTGGCGGGGCCGACTGA